CCGATGAGTCTCGATGCCACCCTCAATCAAGCGGGGGATTCCTCGGTCACGTTAGTGGAAACGCTACCGGATAACAGTCAGCAGTGGCAGCAGGCAGCCCTCGAAGAACGTCAGCAGTTAATCGAGGCGATCGGGCAACTGGAGGAAAAGGCTCGAACAGCGATTGAGTCAGTCTACTTGCGGGGATTGACCCGTAAAGAGGCAGCTCAACAGTTTGGCATTAGTCCTATGACGATCACGCGCCGGATCAATCGCGGCGTTCAAAAAATCGCTGAACATCTAGAACGGATGGCCAACGAGTCCTCGATTCAGCCTCAGAACGACTCTCGATCAGCGGCGTTGTAAATACTGCTGAGCTTCACGGATCCAGCGATCGACTTGTCCAAGCGTCGGAGCTGGACTGCGATCGCCCAGAAGCGATCGCTGGAGACGATGCAGGCGTTGATGCAGTTGCGGCGGACTTTGGATCGCGAGCATTTGCAGGCTGCCAATACCTGTGTGCAACAGCACGCCACACCAGCGATGGTTCACAGACGGAAGGTGCGAGAGCTGCGCTAGGGCTTGCCATTTTCGTAGGCGCTGCACTGGCTGGCGTAGTTTTTGAGCCAATTCCATCTGCTCTGCTTCCGATCGCAGTTGGAGTAAATCTCTACTGGAGTGCAGGCCCAGCGCCGCTAACTGCTGGCGATCGCGATCACTGAGACCGGGGAGCTGCGTCAGCGGCCAACCCTGATCCGGTACAGACTCAGCCATGCTCCGCTTGAG
The sequence above is a segment of the Synechococcus elongatus PCC 11801 genome. Coding sequences within it:
- a CDS encoding DUF4332 domain-containing protein, with amino-acid sequence MAESVPDQGWPLTQLPGLSDRDRQQLAALGLHSSRDLLQLRSEAEQMELAQKLRQPVQRLRKWQALAQLSHLPSVNHRWCGVLLHTGIGSLQMLAIQSPPQLHQRLHRLQRSLLGDRSPAPTLGQVDRWIREAQQYLQRR